One window of the Sulfitobacter alexandrii genome contains the following:
- a CDS encoding dimethylsulfonioproprionate lyase family protein encodes MTPTPLPSSPAPTLADRPDWRYLLQEFDELYRYLPAGGSDRIAGHQRKVREAIARLLRSQPELRLQPRAEKPVTAHLRRALDEGRQGVLAPAVRALDAVNGDLSWQYGYEKVPKGLQNSYAYAEFAGPNGPVVGPEIILGVVLFAPGCTYPAHAHKGITESYVCLSGAVSENHQGVYVPGSMIFNPPDHLHRITVGKREPALLGYAWIGAPEDLHQQKMVFTRTRKA; translated from the coding sequence ATGACCCCGACACCTCTGCCTTCCAGCCCCGCGCCGACATTGGCGGATCGACCGGACTGGCGCTACCTGTTGCAGGAATTCGACGAGCTTTACCGCTATCTGCCCGCGGGGGGCAGCGACCGTATCGCGGGCCACCAGCGCAAGGTGCGCGAGGCGATCGCGCGGCTGCTGCGCAGCCAGCCCGAGCTGCGCCTGCAGCCCCGCGCCGAAAAGCCGGTCACCGCCCATCTGCGCCGGGCGCTGGACGAGGGACGGCAGGGGGTGCTGGCCCCGGCCGTGCGGGCGCTCGACGCGGTCAACGGGGATCTCAGCTGGCAGTACGGCTACGAGAAGGTGCCAAAGGGGCTTCAGAACAGCTACGCCTACGCCGAGTTCGCCGGGCCCAACGGCCCCGTGGTCGGGCCCGAGATCATCCTGGGCGTGGTGCTATTCGCCCCCGGCTGCACCTATCCGGCCCATGCCCACAAGGGCATCACCGAAAGCTATGTCTGCCTGTCCGGCGCGGTGTCCGAAAACCATCAGGGCGTGTACGTGCCCGGCTCGATGATCTTCAATCCGCCCGACCACCTGCACCGGATCACGGTGGGCAAGCGGGAACCGGCATTGCTGGGCTACGCCTGGATCGGCGCGCCCGAGGATCTGCACCAGCAGAAGATGGTCTTTACCCGGACGCGCAAGGCCTGA
- a CDS encoding DNA gyrase/topoisomerase IV subunit B — protein sequence MTDLLSGAQPSGKEYDASSIQVLEDMEHVRLRPGMYIGGKDDRALHHMVAEIVDNSMDEAVAGHATWIELELHGNGHVTVRDNGRGIPTDPHPKDPSKSALEIIFCTLNAGGKFSGDSYETSGGLHGVGSSVVNALSDHLRVEVARNRELFAMEFSRGLPQGKLEKIGAAPNRRGTAVTFHPDPEIFGALKLRPARLFAMARSKAYLFSGVEIRWKSALPDGDTPMEATFHFPGGLSDYLNETLTGSTTYAEAPFGGMVDFKEKFGNPGKVEWAINWTPSRDGFIQSYCNTIPTPEGGTHEAGFWAAILKGIKAYGELVGNRKAGTITREDLITGGCALVSCFIREPEFVGQTKDRLATTEAQRMVENAVRDHFDNWLAADTKSAGAILDFLVLRAEERLRRRQEKETARKTATKKLRLPGKLTDCTSKSREGTELFIVEGDSAGGSGKGARNRETQALLPLKGKILNVLGAASGKLTTNAEISDLCEALGVGMGSKFNLDDLRYDKIIIMTDADVDGAHIAALLMTFFYTQMRPLIDNGHLYLACPPLYRLTQGAKRLYVADEAEKNHWLEKGLGGKGKIDLQRFKGLGEMDAKDLKETTMDPATRKLIRVTVDEDIPGETGDLVERLMGKKPELRFQYIQENARFVEELDV from the coding sequence ATGACCGATCTGCTTTCCGGTGCCCAGCCCAGCGGCAAAGAATACGATGCCTCCTCCATCCAGGTGCTGGAGGACATGGAGCACGTCCGGCTGCGGCCCGGCATGTACATCGGCGGCAAGGACGACCGCGCCCTGCACCACATGGTCGCCGAGATCGTGGACAACTCCATGGACGAGGCGGTGGCGGGACATGCCACATGGATCGAACTGGAACTGCACGGGAACGGCCATGTGACGGTGCGCGACAACGGGCGCGGCATTCCGACCGATCCGCACCCGAAGGATCCCTCCAAGTCGGCGCTCGAGATCATCTTCTGCACCCTGAACGCGGGCGGCAAGTTCTCGGGCGACAGTTACGAGACCTCGGGCGGTCTGCACGGCGTGGGATCGTCGGTGGTCAACGCGCTGTCCGACCACCTGCGGGTCGAGGTGGCGCGCAACCGCGAGCTCTTTGCCATGGAATTCTCGCGCGGGCTGCCTCAGGGCAAGCTGGAAAAGATCGGCGCGGCCCCGAACCGGCGCGGCACCGCCGTGACCTTTCACCCCGACCCGGAGATTTTCGGCGCGCTCAAGCTGCGGCCCGCCCGGCTGTTCGCGATGGCGCGGTCCAAGGCCTACCTGTTCTCGGGCGTCGAGATCCGCTGGAAATCCGCCCTGCCCGACGGCGACACGCCGATGGAGGCGACGTTCCACTTTCCCGGCGGGCTGTCGGACTACCTCAACGAGACCCTGACAGGGTCCACCACCTATGCCGAGGCCCCGTTCGGCGGCATGGTCGATTTCAAGGAGAAGTTTGGCAACCCCGGCAAGGTCGAATGGGCGATCAACTGGACCCCCTCGCGCGACGGTTTCATCCAGTCCTACTGCAACACGATCCCCACGCCCGAGGGCGGCACCCACGAGGCCGGTTTCTGGGCCGCGATCCTCAAGGGGATCAAGGCTTACGGCGAACTGGTGGGCAACCGCAAGGCGGGCACGATCACCCGCGAGGACCTGATCACCGGCGGCTGCGCGCTGGTGTCGTGCTTTATCCGCGAACCGGAATTCGTAGGCCAGACAAAGGACCGGCTGGCCACCACCGAGGCGCAGCGCATGGTGGAGAACGCCGTGCGCGACCATTTCGACAACTGGCTGGCGGCGGACACGAAATCGGCCGGCGCGATCCTCGACTTCCTTGTCCTGCGGGCCGAGGAACGCCTGCGCCGACGGCAGGAAAAGGAAACCGCGCGCAAGACGGCCACTAAGAAGCTGCGCCTGCCGGGCAAGCTGACCGACTGCACCTCGAAATCCCGCGAGGGGACGGAACTGTTCATCGTCGAGGGCGACAGCGCGGGTGGCTCGGGCAAGGGCGCGCGCAACCGCGAGACACAGGCGTTGCTGCCGCTCAAGGGCAAGATCCTGAACGTGCTGGGGGCGGCCTCGGGCAAGCTGACCACCAACGCGGAGATATCGGACCTCTGCGAGGCGCTGGGCGTGGGTATGGGCAGCAAGTTCAACCTCGACGACCTGCGCTATGACAAGATCATCATCATGACCGACGCGGACGTGGACGGCGCGCATATCGCGGCGCTGCTGATGACGTTCTTCTACACCCAGATGCGCCCGCTGATCGACAACGGGCACCTCTACCTCGCCTGCCCGCCGCTCTACCGGCTGACGCAGGGGGCCAAGCGGCTCTACGTGGCGGACGAGGCCGAAAAGAACCACTGGCTGGAGAAAGGCCTTGGCGGCAAGGGCAAGATCGACCTGCAACGCTTCAAGGGTCTGGGCGAGATGGACGCGAAGGACCTGAAAGAGACCACGATGGACCCGGCGACACGCAAGCTGATCCGGGTGACCGTGGACGAGGACATCCCGGGCGAGACCGGCGACCTGGTGGAGCGGCTGATGGGGAAAAAGCCGGAGTTGCGGTTCCAGTATATCCAGGAGAACGCGCGGTTCGTGGAGGAGTTGGATGTTTGA
- a CDS encoding DUF4260 domain-containing protein translates to MTMSAHRPAGAMTPQEITLRLEGLALAGLCVLIYGLQSGAWGLFALLILAPDVFMLGYLVNRRAGALCYNIGHSWLAPLALAGAGMMTGWPSALPVALIWGAHIGLDRALGYGLKYGSGFRDTHLSRV, encoded by the coding sequence ATGACCATGTCCGCTCACCGCCCCGCCGGGGCCATGACCCCGCAGGAGATCACCCTGCGGCTGGAAGGGCTGGCCCTGGCCGGCCTATGCGTCCTGATCTATGGGCTCCAGTCCGGCGCCTGGGGGCTTTTTGCCCTGCTGATCCTTGCGCCGGACGTCTTCATGCTGGGCTATCTCGTCAACCGGCGGGCGGGGGCCCTGTGCTACAACATCGGGCACAGCTGGCTCGCGCCGTTGGCTCTGGCCGGGGCCGGGATGATGACAGGATGGCCCTCTGCGCTGCCGGTGGCGCTGATCTGGGGGGCGCATATCGGCCTCGACCGGGCGTTGGGCTATGGTCTGAAGTATGGCTCCGGTTTCCGTGACACGCATCTGTCGCGGGTGTGA
- a CDS encoding c-type cytochrome gives MSKPIKTLTLLGLLGTLAACAPETMPTESDGAAFFAANCTACHGTTGRGDGPLAAGLTPRPNDLTVLTRENGGTFPRARALSYIYGDPEQGHLARVMPQFGGAMADDLVPVEVDGVMTPTPRVLAGLLAYLESIQR, from the coding sequence ATGTCCAAACCGATCAAGACCCTGACCCTGCTTGGCCTGCTCGGCACGCTGGCCGCCTGCGCGCCCGAAACCATGCCGACGGAAAGCGACGGCGCGGCCTTCTTTGCCGCCAATTGCACGGCCTGCCACGGCACCACCGGGCGCGGCGACGGCCCGCTTGCCGCGGGGCTGACGCCGCGCCCCAACGACCTGACGGTCCTCACCCGCGAAAACGGCGGCACGTTCCCCCGCGCACGCGCGCTCAGCTACATCTACGGCGACCCGGAGCAGGGGCACCTCGCGCGGGTGATGCCGCAGTTCGGCGGTGCGATGGCGGATGACCTCGTGCCGGTGGAGGTGGACGGCGTGATGACGCCGACCCCCCGCGTGCTGGCGGGGCTGCTCGCCTACCTCGAAAGCATCCAGCGCTAG
- a CDS encoding pyridoxal phosphate-dependent aminotransferase, with amino-acid sequence MELLSATLDRVKPSPTIAVTTKAAELKAAGRDVIGLGAGEPDFDTPQNIKDAAVAAIAAGKTKYTAVDGIPELKQAICKKFKRDNGLEYIPAQVSVATGGKQILYNALMATLNPGEEVVIPAPYWVSYPDMVLLAGGEPVIAPATLEDDFKLTPEALEAAITPKTKWFIFNSPSNPTGAGYSREELKGLTDVLMRHPHVWVMSDDMYEHLAYDGFEFCTPAQVEPGLYDRTLTVNGVSKAYAMTGWRIGYAAGPEKLIGAMRKIQSQSTSNPCSVSQWAAVEALEGTQDFIAPNNEMFVRRRDLVVSMLNEIEGVTCPVPEGAFYVYPSIAGLIGKTSAGGAKITDDEAFATALLEENGVAVVFGAAFGLSPNFRVSYATSDAALKEACGRIQAFCAGCV; translated from the coding sequence ATGGAACTGCTCTCTGCGACACTTGACCGCGTCAAACCGTCCCCCACCATTGCCGTCACCACGAAGGCGGCGGAGCTGAAGGCCGCGGGGCGCGACGTGATCGGCCTTGGCGCGGGCGAGCCGGACTTCGACACGCCGCAGAACATCAAGGACGCCGCGGTCGCTGCCATCGCCGCCGGCAAGACCAAGTATACCGCAGTCGACGGCATTCCGGAACTCAAGCAGGCGATCTGCAAGAAGTTCAAGCGTGACAACGGGTTGGAGTATATCCCCGCGCAGGTCAGCGTGGCCACCGGCGGCAAGCAGATTCTCTACAACGCGCTGATGGCGACGCTGAACCCCGGCGAGGAAGTGGTGATTCCCGCCCCCTACTGGGTCAGCTATCCGGACATGGTGCTGCTGGCGGGTGGCGAGCCGGTGATCGCCCCGGCGACGCTGGAGGACGATTTCAAACTGACGCCCGAGGCGCTGGAGGCCGCGATCACGCCGAAGACCAAGTGGTTCATCTTCAACTCGCCGTCCAACCCCACCGGCGCGGGCTACAGCCGCGAGGAGCTCAAGGGGCTGACCGATGTGCTGATGCGCCATCCGCACGTCTGGGTCATGAGCGACGACATGTACGAGCACCTTGCCTACGACGGGTTCGAGTTCTGCACCCCGGCGCAGGTGGAGCCGGGCCTTTACGACCGGACCCTGACGGTGAACGGCGTGTCCAAGGCCTATGCGATGACCGGCTGGCGGATCGGCTACGCGGCCGGGCCGGAGAAACTGATCGGCGCCATGCGCAAGATCCAGTCCCAGAGCACGTCCAACCCCTGCTCCGTCAGCCAGTGGGCGGCGGTCGAGGCGCTGGAGGGCACGCAGGACTTCATCGCGCCCAACAACGAGATGTTCGTGCGCCGGCGCGACCTCGTGGTGTCCATGCTGAACGAGATCGAGGGTGTGACCTGCCCGGTGCCCGAGGGGGCATTCTATGTCTATCCCTCCATCGCGGGGCTGATCGGCAAGACCTCGGCGGGCGGTGCGAAGATCACCGACGACGAGGCCTTTGCCACCGCGCTTCTGGAGGAGAACGGCGTGGCCGTGGTGTTCGGCGCGGCCTTCGGCCTTTCGCCAAACTTCCGGGTCAGCTACGCTACGTCCGACGCGGCACTGAAGGAGGCCTGCGGCCGCATCCAGGCCTTCTGCGCGGGGTGCGTGTAA
- a CDS encoding LysR family transcriptional regulator → MSTPSLDLIPAFHAVMQHGSLSAAARALGLAQPTVRRQIEALEAELGTQLFTRSANGLTPTGMAQTLLPLAASVLAEAAALGRVASAEAEALEGVVRITTSRVVAGHVLPPLIEEMRRDAPGLRFEVAATDRAEDLTRRAADIAIRFTPPRQQALVAVRLPDCAVGLFAATPLDTETAGTPWQDLPFVADDREDVILPALAAAGVEAPRRIALRCDDPLAQIAAIRAGVGVGFCQVKLGERLGLHRVAPLIVHPMPVWLVVHEDQARIARIRFVFDRLKSALRHLL, encoded by the coding sequence ATGAGCACACCCTCGCTTGACCTGATCCCCGCCTTTCACGCGGTCATGCAGCACGGCAGCCTGTCGGCGGCGGCGCGGGCGCTGGGGCTGGCGCAGCCGACCGTCCGCCGCCAGATCGAAGCGCTGGAAGCGGAACTGGGCACCCAGCTTTTCACCCGGTCTGCCAATGGCCTGACCCCCACGGGCATGGCGCAGACACTGCTGCCGCTGGCCGCCTCGGTCCTCGCCGAGGCCGCCGCACTCGGGCGGGTCGCCAGCGCCGAGGCGGAGGCGCTGGAGGGCGTGGTCCGAATCACCACCAGCCGGGTGGTCGCGGGGCACGTGCTGCCGCCGCTCATCGAAGAGATGCGCCGGGACGCGCCCGGTCTGCGGTTCGAAGTGGCGGCAACCGACCGGGCGGAGGATCTGACCCGCCGCGCGGCGGACATCGCGATCCGCTTTACCCCGCCGCGCCAGCAGGCGCTGGTGGCCGTCCGCCTGCCGGATTGCGCCGTGGGCCTGTTCGCCGCCACCCCGCTGGACACGGAGACGGCGGGCACGCCCTGGCAGGACCTGCCCTTTGTCGCCGATGACCGGGAGGACGTGATCCTGCCCGCGTTGGCGGCGGCAGGGGTGGAGGCCCCCCGTCGCATCGCGCTGCGCTGCGACGATCCGCTGGCGCAGATCGCCGCCATACGCGCCGGGGTGGGCGTGGGTTTCTGCCAGGTAAAGCTGGGCGAGCGGTTGGGGCTGCACCGGGTTGCCCCCCTGATCGTACATCCGATGCCGGTCTGGCTGGTGGTACACGAAGATCAGGCCCGGATCGCCCGCATCCGATTCGTCTTTGACCGGCTCAAAAGCGCGCTGCGTCACCTTCTGTGA
- a CDS encoding Ldh family oxidoreductase, producing the protein MAEVSLKDIAETVQAALMGHGADTFAAAEVARAVAAAESTGNRICGLAYVESYCRQLTTGRVRGDVTPAVTTPRSAVVHVDARFGFAQPAFAYGLTVALDAARQHGVATLAVSHAHTCTALGYFTEQIARAGLIGIGFTNASPVVAAPGGRRPVIGTNPVAFSVPDGRGGIALQVDQSTTTVALGKIAMARAAGEPIPEGWALDAEGNPTTDPEAALKGTLTSAGGYKGWGFGLMAEILAAGMAGSVLSKDVQPLKAPEGPPHDLGQYYIVIDPSASADFGDRLAALAEAVAADPGARMPGQHKSPAASVDVPDALWTTIRTLAGA; encoded by the coding sequence ATGGCAGAGGTTTCGCTCAAGGATATCGCCGAAACGGTCCAGGCTGCCCTGATGGGTCACGGGGCCGATACCTTTGCCGCCGCCGAAGTGGCGCGCGCGGTCGCGGCGGCTGAATCCACGGGCAATCGGATCTGCGGCCTTGCCTATGTCGAAAGCTACTGTCGGCAGCTGACCACCGGGCGGGTTCGGGGCGACGTGACCCCGGCGGTCACCACGCCCCGGTCCGCCGTGGTCCACGTCGACGCCCGGTTCGGATTTGCCCAGCCCGCCTTTGCCTACGGGCTGACAGTGGCGCTGGATGCGGCCCGCCAGCACGGCGTCGCGACCCTCGCCGTCAGCCATGCCCATACCTGCACGGCGCTCGGATATTTTACCGAACAGATCGCCCGGGCCGGGCTGATCGGCATCGGTTTCACCAATGCCTCGCCCGTCGTGGCGGCCCCGGGCGGGCGCCGCCCGGTGATCGGCACCAATCCCGTCGCCTTTTCGGTGCCGGACGGGCGGGGCGGCATCGCGCTGCAGGTCGATCAGTCCACCACCACCGTGGCCCTGGGCAAGATCGCCATGGCCCGGGCGGCCGGCGAACCCATCCCCGAAGGCTGGGCGCTGGATGCCGAGGGCAATCCCACCACCGACCCCGAGGCGGCGCTGAAGGGCACGCTGACGTCGGCCGGGGGCTACAAGGGGTGGGGCTTCGGCCTGATGGCGGAGATCCTCGCGGCGGGCATGGCGGGCAGCGTCCTGTCGAAGGACGTGCAGCCGCTGAAGGCGCCGGAGGGGCCGCCGCACGACCTGGGCCAGTATTACATCGTGATCGACCCGTCCGCCTCGGCGGATTTCGGCGATCGGCTCGCGGCACTGGCCGAGGCGGTGGCGGCGGACCCGGGCGCGCGGATGCCGGGCCAGCACAAGAGCCCCGCCGCCAGCGTCGACGTGCCGGACGCCCTGTGGACGACGATCCGGACGCTTGCCGGGGCCTGA
- a CDS encoding PaaI family thioesterase, with amino-acid sequence MTPDAAQDILEQAFAPWVRALQPTITEIGAERTVMTIPITDDILRVGGIVSGQALAALADTAMVFACFGHLDAPAPVGTVTLDTQFLRPASGDSIRAEAEVTRAGKSMLFARCTLIAEPSGKPVALVTATFAR; translated from the coding sequence ATGACACCAGACGCCGCGCAGGACATCCTTGAACAGGCCTTCGCCCCGTGGGTGCGCGCCCTGCAGCCGACGATCACCGAGATCGGGGCGGAGCGGACGGTCATGACCATCCCGATCACCGACGACATCCTGCGTGTCGGCGGGATCGTGTCGGGGCAGGCGCTGGCGGCGCTGGCGGATACAGCGATGGTATTCGCCTGTTTCGGCCACCTCGACGCCCCCGCGCCGGTGGGGACCGTGACCCTCGACACCCAGTTCCTGCGCCCCGCCAGCGGCGACAGCATCCGCGCCGAGGCCGAGGTCACGCGCGCGGGCAAGTCGATGCTGTTCGCCCGCTGCACGCTGATCGCCGAACCCTCGGGCAAGCCGGTCGCGCTGGTGACCGCGACATTCGCGCGATAG
- a CDS encoding alpha/beta hydrolase family protein, with amino-acid sequence MASRIDRIRPDAPALAERGPHPVGVQTLVLQVPGADGLPDRALTTDVWYPAATGTAPGTAYDTLLGDGVTPVRYLGHACRDAAPDAQPAPLIVLSHGYPGNRYLMAHLAEALAARGHVVAAPDHAGSTYDDQQEFAVTLVHRPMDQRGVIDAMAALPGPLGAVTDTDRVGVIGYSMGGYGALVLAGAGLSDAAMTHARAPSDGSLARHRAGAAQHRALADPRIKAILPIGPWGRNHGFWTEAGMAGLRVPMLLMAGTADEVSGGAAMRQIVAETTGVDRILLSFENAGHNAAAPVPAPDESWAHSDILGWPPFQHYADPVWDTLRMNNIAQHFACAFMGLHLQGDASMARYLAPGWAGFPPETARGLTLEHLRAGETF; translated from the coding sequence ATGGCCAGCAGGATTGACAGGATCAGGCCGGATGCGCCCGCGCTGGCGGAGCGGGGGCCGCACCCGGTGGGCGTGCAGACGCTGGTCCTGCAGGTGCCGGGGGCGGACGGCCTGCCCGACCGCGCGCTGACCACCGACGTCTGGTACCCTGCCGCCACGGGCACAGCACCCGGCACGGCCTACGATACGCTGCTGGGCGACGGGGTGACCCCGGTGCGCTACCTTGGTCACGCCTGCCGCGATGCCGCGCCGGACGCGCAGCCTGCCCCGCTGATCGTGCTGTCGCATGGCTATCCCGGCAACCGCTACCTGATGGCCCACCTGGCCGAGGCGCTGGCGGCGCGGGGCCATGTCGTGGCCGCGCCGGATCACGCGGGCAGCACCTACGACGACCAGCAGGAATTCGCCGTGACGCTGGTGCATCGCCCGATGGACCAGCGGGGTGTGATCGACGCCATGGCGGCGCTGCCGGGGCCGCTGGGCGCCGTGACGGACACCGACCGGGTCGGCGTGATCGGCTATTCCATGGGCGGCTACGGGGCATTGGTGCTGGCCGGCGCGGGGCTGAGCGACGCGGCGATGACCCACGCGCGTGCGCCAAGCGACGGCAGCCTGGCGCGGCACCGCGCTGGCGCGGCGCAGCACCGGGCGCTGGCCGATCCGCGGATCAAGGCGATCCTGCCGATCGGGCCCTGGGGCCGCAACCACGGGTTCTGGACCGAAGCGGGCATGGCCGGTCTGCGGGTGCCGATGCTGCTCATGGCGGGCACGGCGGACGAGGTATCGGGCGGCGCCGCCATGCGCCAGATCGTGGCGGAGACCACCGGCGTTGACCGCATCCTGCTGAGCTTCGAGAACGCGGGCCACAACGCCGCGGCCCCGGTGCCCGCACCGGACGAAAGCTGGGCCCATTCCGACATTCTGGGATGGCCGCCCTTCCAGCACTATGCCGACCCGGTGTGGGATACGCTGCGGATGAACAACATCGCGCAGCATTTCGCCTGCGCCTTCATGGGCCTGCACCTGCAGGGCGACGCCAGCATGGCCCGCTACCTTGCCCCCGGCTGGGCGGGCTTTCCGCCCGAAACCGCCCGCGGCCTGACGCTGGAACACTTGCGGGCGGGCGAAACATTCTGA
- a CDS encoding MATE family efflux transporter — MTAPMTYGRHVRAILTLGLPLIGGHLGQVAIGVTDTVMMGWYGIEGLAAVTLASTFFFVLFIFGSGFAWAVMPMVAAFEAEGDEIGIRRATRMGLWLSLGFALLSLPVMIWAEPLLRLMGQGDALARDAGRYLSVAGFGIFPALLVMTLKSYLAALERTQIVFWITLMAAAVNALANYALIFGNWGAPELGVVGAAIASASTQTVSLIGVVLYIVLVVPEHNLFVRLWRADGQMLSRVFRLGVPIGVTALSEVGLFAATAVMMGWLGTVPLAAHGIAVQLASITFMVHLGLSNAATIRAGNAHGRRDAERLGRGGITVTVMSVVFALVTSAVFVGWPEPLLSAFMQKGEPARDQILGIGVGLLVMAALFQFVDGAQAIALGLLRGVQDTRVPMWMAAFSYWGVGMPVSYLFGFVLDGGGIGVWTGLVLGLGMAAVLLNARFWGVILHQVRRA; from the coding sequence ATGACTGCCCCGATGACATACGGCCGCCATGTGCGCGCGATCCTGACGCTCGGTCTTCCGCTGATCGGCGGGCACCTCGGGCAAGTGGCCATCGGCGTGACCGATACCGTGATGATGGGCTGGTACGGGATCGAGGGGCTGGCCGCGGTGACGCTCGCATCGACCTTCTTCTTCGTCCTGTTCATCTTCGGCTCGGGCTTCGCCTGGGCGGTGATGCCCATGGTCGCGGCCTTCGAAGCCGAGGGCGACGAGATCGGCATCCGCCGGGCGACCCGCATGGGCCTCTGGCTGTCGCTCGGGTTCGCCCTGCTGTCGCTCCCGGTGATGATCTGGGCCGAACCGCTCCTGCGCCTGATGGGGCAGGGCGACGCACTGGCCCGTGACGCGGGGCGCTACCTGTCCGTCGCCGGCTTCGGCATCTTCCCGGCGCTTCTGGTGATGACGCTGAAAAGCTATCTCGCCGCGCTCGAACGGACACAGATCGTCTTCTGGATCACCCTGATGGCGGCGGCGGTGAACGCGCTGGCGAACTACGCGCTGATCTTCGGGAACTGGGGGGCGCCGGAACTGGGCGTCGTCGGGGCCGCCATCGCCTCGGCCTCTACGCAGACGGTCTCCCTGATCGGGGTGGTGCTCTACATCGTGCTGGTGGTCCCGGAACACAACCTCTTCGTGCGCCTGTGGCGGGCGGACGGCCAGATGCTGTCGCGGGTGTTCCGGCTGGGCGTGCCGATCGGCGTCACCGCGCTGAGCGAAGTGGGCCTCTTCGCCGCCACCGCCGTGATGATGGGCTGGCTGGGCACGGTGCCCTTGGCCGCGCATGGCATCGCGGTGCAGCTCGCCTCGATCACGTTCATGGTGCACCTCGGCCTCAGCAACGCCGCCACCATCCGCGCGGGCAACGCCCACGGCCGGCGGGACGCCGAGCGGCTGGGACGGGGCGGGATCACCGTCACCGTGATGTCCGTCGTCTTTGCCCTCGTGACCTCGGCGGTCTTCGTCGGCTGGCCCGAACCGCTGCTGTCGGCCTTCATGCAAAAGGGCGAACCCGCCCGCGACCAGATCCTCGGGATCGGCGTGGGGCTCTTGGTGATGGCGGCGCTGTTCCAGTTCGTGGACGGGGCGCAAGCCATCGCCCTCGGCCTGCTGCGCGGCGTGCAGGACACCCGCGTGCCCATGTGGATGGCCGCCTTCAGCTACTGGGGGGTGGGGATGCCGGTCTCATACCTCTTCGGCTTCGTGCTGGACGGCGGCGGTATCGGCGTCTGGACCGGGCTGGTGCTGGGGCTGGGCATGGCGGCGGTCCTGCTGAACGCCCGCTTCTGGGGCGTGATCCTGCATCAGGTCCGCCGGGCCTGA
- a CDS encoding alpha/beta fold hydrolase, producing MADPRTETVMLNGKPFYVRHWGDQGLPRLLLLHGFPEYGGAWERLAPLLAEHFHCIAPDQRGYGQSWAPEAVSDYATGKLVGDMVALIGDEPLTVLGHDWGAAVAYGLAMSRPDLVDRLIIMNGVHPVPFQRALAAGGPQTDASQYIHYLRAEGSEDRLGRDGCAKLLTMFSAHMDMSWLSGPTREAYVTEWSRPGRLRGMVNWYRASPLVVPAAGQTAQMPDLPLDRLMVRCPHLLIWGKEDRALLPEATAGLEDFAPGLTRVEIAGADHWLHHQKPREVAEAVLHWMGVS from the coding sequence ATGGCCGATCCCCGCACCGAAACCGTGATGCTGAACGGCAAGCCCTTCTACGTGCGACACTGGGGCGACCAAGGCCTGCCCCGGCTTCTGCTGCTGCACGGCTTTCCCGAGTACGGCGGCGCATGGGAGAGACTGGCCCCGCTGCTGGCGGAACATTTCCACTGCATCGCCCCGGATCAGCGCGGCTATGGCCAGAGCTGGGCGCCCGAGGCGGTGTCGGACTATGCCACCGGCAAGCTGGTCGGCGACATGGTGGCGCTGATCGGAGATGAGCCGCTGACGGTACTGGGGCACGACTGGGGCGCCGCGGTGGCCTATGGGCTGGCGATGTCCCGGCCCGACCTGGTGGACAGGCTCATCATCATGAACGGCGTGCATCCCGTGCCCTTCCAGCGGGCGCTGGCGGCGGGCGGCCCGCAGACCGACGCCTCGCAGTACATCCACTACCTGCGTGCGGAAGGGTCCGAGGACCGGCTGGGCCGGGACGGCTGCGCCAAGTTGCTGACCATGTTCTCGGCGCACATGGACATGAGCTGGCTGAGCGGCCCCACACGCGAGGCCTACGTGACGGAATGGTCGCGGCCCGGCCGGCTGCGCGGCATGGTGAACTGGTACCGCGCCTCGCCGCTGGTGGTGCCTGCGGCGGGCCAGACGGCGCAGATGCCCGACCTGCCGCTCGACCGGCTGATGGTGCGCTGCCCGCATCTGCTGATCTGGGGCAAGGAGGACCGCGCGCTGCTGCCCGAGGCGACGGCGGGGCTCGAGGATTTCGCCCCCGGCCTCACGCGGGTGGAGATCGCGGGCGCGGACCACTGGCTGCACCACCAGAAACCCCGGGAGGTGGCGGAGGCCGTTCTGCACTGGATGGGCGTGAGCTGA